One genomic region from Augochlora pura isolate Apur16 chromosome 7, APUR_v2.2.1, whole genome shotgun sequence encodes:
- the LOC144472373 gene encoding dnaJ homolog subfamily C member 21 — translation MKCYYEVLEVARNATDDDLKRSYRKLALKWHPDKNLDNPEEAKEQFQLVQQAWEVLSDPHARTWYDDHREAILKGGIGEDYKDDSIVLTPFFSTTCFKGYGDDEKGFYAVYRNVFDKLTTEDAEFTKEGDSDEEIPRFGNSQSSYEEVVHNFYAYWQSYNTKKSFAWLDPYDIRDAPNRRVVRLIEKENKKIREKAKRERNEQVRNLVAFVRKRDKRVQAHAVKLAERAKENLKKAQEKVIQQLLERKKQLGEHKECEWTKFSNIEAELKTIEAHLAKEFGESLSSEEDTADENAVDDNTLYCVACNKIFKTQKSFINHENSKKHKDNVIAMKISLEEDDKEFESFEDSDVSQEGITLAVGPQMDDFYVLPQVNEKDNECATSEDELISDQEEEKVSQPKKIKKKKKQKKNVQNPLTEETSDEEDRNVNEDIFLSKKQRKKQQHKKAVLTKVLEASQLKSNDKLEATEEQTKMGIDAAELHPDNLDINTTSNSKVKSKTSKNSKKLNKQAAGKEYETKHKKSSQITEVSDLAHCCVTCKTEFPSKNKLFEHLRKTGHSVHIPNTMKNERN, via the coding sequence atgaaatgtTATTATGAGGTGCTAGAGGTAGCACGAAATGCTACCGATGATGATTTAAAGAGGTCCTACAGAAAATTAGCATTAAAATGGCATCCAGACAAAAATTTAGATAATCCAGAAGAAGCAAAAGAACAGTTTCAACTTGTTCAACAGGCATGGGAAGTGTTAAGTGATCCACATGCACGTACTTGGTATGATGATCACCGTGAAGCTATTTTAAAGGGTGGTATTGGGGAAGATTACAAAGATGATTCTATTGTTCTAACACCATTTTTCTCAACTACATGCTTCAAAGGATATGGTGATGATGAGAAAGGATTTTATGCCGTTTATCGTAATGTTTTTGACAAATTAACAACTGAAGATGCAGAGTTTACTAAGGAAGGTGATTCGGATGAAGAAATTCCACGCTTTGGAAATTCACAAAGTTCATATGAAGAAgttgtacataatttttatgcatattgGCAGagttataatacaaaaaaatccTTTGCGTGGTTAGATCCTTATGATATAAGAGATGCTCCAAACAGACGTGTTGTTCGACTTAttgaaaaagagaataaaaaaattagagaaaaagctaaaagagaaagaaatgaacAAGTACGAAATTTAGTTGCCTTTGTCCGTAAACGTGACAAACGAGTACAGGCTCATGCTGTGAAACTAGCTGAACGTGCTAAAGAAAACTTGAAGAAAGCACAAGAAAAAGTAATACAACAACtattagaaagaaaaaagcaaTTGGGAGAACATAAAGAATGTGAATGgactaaattttcaaatatagaAGCTGAACTTAAAACTATTGAAGCTCACCTTGCTAAAGAATTTGGTGAAAGTTTATCTTCTGAAGAGGACACAGCTGACGAGAATGCAGTAGATGATAATACTTTGTACTGTGTAGcttgtaacaaaatatttaaaactcaAAAATCCTTTATAAATCACGAAAACTCTAAAAAGCACAAAGATAATgttattgcaatgaaaatatctCTAGAAGAAGATGACAAAGAATTTGAAAGTTTTGAAGATAGTGATGTCAGTCAAGAAGGAATAACTCTAGCTGTAGGACCACAAATGGATGATTTTTATGTTCTACCTCaagtaaatgaaaaagacAATGAATGTGCAACTTCTGAAGATGAACTCATTTCTGAtcaagaagaagagaaagttTCACAACctaaaaagataaagaaaaagaaaaaacaaaagaagaatGTTCAAAATCCATTAACAGAAGAAACTAGTGATGAAGAAGACAGAAATGTCAATgaggatatatttttatcaaagaaacAACGTAAAAAGCAGCAACATAAAAAAGCAGTGCTAACTAAAGTTTTAGAAGCTAGTCAACTGAAGTCTAATGATAAATTAGAAGCTACTGAGGAACAAACAAAAATGGGAATAGATGCAGCTGAATTACATCCAGATAATTTAGACATAAATACTACAAGCAATAGTAAGGTGAAATCTAAAACatctaaaaattccaaaaaattgaataaacaagCAGCAGGAAAGGAATATGAAACTAAACATAAGAAAAGCTCACAGATAACTGAAGTTTCAGATTTGGCACATTGTTGTGTAACATGTAAAACTGAATTtccaagtaaaaataaattatttgaacatttaAGAAAAACAGGACATTCTGTACATATACCAAATAccatgaaaaatgaaagaaattaa